In Thiothrix unzii, the sequence CTGGCTACTTTCTGGGTTAGATCAGCCAGTTTGGTTTGAGCCGTCTTGATTTGGCGTGGCTCTTCGTCCACTAGGGTTTTCAACAACGCTACTTCAGCTTCTGTGTATATCCGGGGGCAACCAGAGCGGGGACGGTCGTAAAGTCCCAGCAGCCCTTCATGTTCCCAGCGGTCGAGCCACTCACTGATGGCATCGCGCCGTACATCCAAGATTGACCACAGTTCCGCAAGGGTAAAGCCGCGTGTACTCAACAAAATTGCTTGCGCACGTTGACGACAGCGGAATGTAGGGTGGTTCATATACATTTCCTGCAAGGTCACGCGGATTTCTTCAGGGATCGGCTGGGCAAATTTCATCGGTGCGGACATTCTTAAGTGACAAACTACCAGTTTACACCAGCAGGATCTTATACGTGGAAACTTCTAGCTAGTTACTTATTTGCTTGCGTCACCTGCTGCTCAATTTCCGGCGTGACCGCATCATTACCCTGCAAGCGGAAATCCTTCCAAAAATGGTAATTGTCTTTGCGACCCATCCGCCGGTTTAATTCATTACGCAAATGGTTGGTGAAATGCGTAATCCAGCCCTGTTGCTGATTAGCAAACGACTGATCATCGACGTGAGCAAAACTGATGAAAATATCTGGCGGCACAGTTGGGATTCCTGTTGCGAGGTTATAAGACACACCCACAGGGAATATAACGTAAACGCAGTGGGTTGTTAATCAACTTGAACTTAGGCAAACCCGAACCACTGCGGCACAACCTAGCAGGCTTTTGGTCACGCCGCATTGATGAAACTAACCTCATAGTCTACGCAGCAGACGACGAATACCTAACCATCATCGCCTGCCGCTACCACTACGACTAACCCCATCCCCTCTTACTCCCCTCGCCCGCTTCGCGGGAGAGGGGCTGGGGGTGAGGGTCTTTTCTCTTCTTACTCCCACTCAATCGTAGCCGGAGGTTTCCCCGAAATATCATAAACCACACGAGAAACCCCGCGTATCTCATTGATAATCCGCCGCGACAACAGATCCAACAACTCATACGGCAAATGCGCCCAACGCGCCGTCATGAAGTCAATCGTCTCCACCGCCCGTAACGCAATCACGTAATCATAACGCCGCCCATCGCCGGTCACGCCCACCGATTTCACCGGCAAAAACACCGCGAACGCCTGCGAAGTCTTGTCATACAAATCATGCTTGCGCAGTTCCTCAATGAAGATATGGTCAGCCAGCCGCAGCAAATCCGCGTATTCCTTCTTCACCTCACCCAGAATCCGCACCCCCAAACCGGGGCCTGGGAACGGATGACGGTAAACCATTTCCGGCGGCAAACCCAGTTCCACGCCCATCACGCGCACTTCATCCTTAAACAATTCACGCAACGGCTCGACCAGCCCCAGCTTCATGTTTTCTGGTAAACCGCCGACATTATGATGTGACTTAATCAAATGCGCCTTGCCCGTTTTCGCCCCAGCAGACTCGATCACATCGGGGTAAATCGTGCCTTGCGCCAACCATTTCGCACTGGTCAACTTGGACGATTCCTCATCGAAAATATCAATGAACAACCCGCCAATGATCTTGCGCTTCTTCTCAGGGTCAGTGACACCCGCGAGAGCTGACAGGAAACGTTCCTCCGCATCCACACGGATCACTTTCACGCCCATGTGTTCGGCGAACATCGCCATCACCTGATCGCCTTCACGGTAACGCAACAAGCCAGTGTCCACGAATACGCACGTCAATTGCGTACCAATCGCCTTGTGCAACAAAGCCGCGACCACGGACGAATCCACCCCGCCGGACAAGCCCAGAATGACTTCATCCGAACCCACTTTTTCACGCACGGTACGGATGTTTTCGTCGATAATATTCGCCGTCGTCCACAACCCTGCACAACCGCAAATGCCCTGCACAAAGCGTTGTAAAATGCGCTTGCCCTGCTTGGTATGCGTCACTTCAGGGTGGAATTGCAGCGCGTAGAAATGCCGTGCTTCATCCGCCATCCCCGCAATCGGCGCGGAATCGGTGCTTGCCATCAGCTTAAAGCCTTCCGGCATCGCGGTGACTTTATCGCCATGCGACATCCACACATCCAGCAAACCAAAACCGTCGGCAGTCACATGGTCTTCGATTTCACACAACAATTCGGTATGCCCACGCGCCCGCACTTGCGCATAACCAAACTCGCAATGGCTGGACGATTCCACCGCACCACCGAGTTGCACCGCCATCGTCTGCATTCCGTAGCAAATGCCCAGCACCGGCACACCCAGCGTAAACACATTCTCAGGTGCTTTTGGTGGTTCCGCATCCGTCACCGATTCAGGGCCACCGGACAAAATAATGCCCTTCGCACCGAATGCCGCAACCGCTTCCGCTTCCACATCCCACGGGTAAATCTCACAATAAACCCCAACCTCGCGCACACGCCGTGCAATCAACTGCGTATATTGCGAACCGAAATCAAGAATGAGTACGCGGTCAGCATGAATATTCTGTGTCATAACAACTCTCTTACTCCCCTCGCCCCTTGAGGGAGAGGGGTTGGGGGTGAGGGGTTCTTACACCCGATAATTAGGCGATTCTTTAGTAATAGTCACGTCATGAACGTGTGATTCACGCATACCCGCGCTGGAAATCCGCACAAATTGCGGCTTGGTACGCATCTCTTCCAAATCCTTGCAGCCCACATACCCCATGCTGGAACGCAAACCGCCCATCATCTGATGAATAATTGGTGCAAGCGGCCCTTTGTACGGCACACGCCCTTCGATCCCTTCCGGCACGAGCTTATCCGCCGCATTTTCCGAACCATCCTGGAAGTAACGGTCGCTAGAACCCTTCGCCATCGCCCCCAGTGAACCCATGCCACGGTAAGACTTGTACGAACGCCCTTGGAACAATTCCACCTCGCCCGGTGCTTCTTCCGTCCCCGCGAACATCCCGCCCAACATCACGGTATGCGCCCCCGCCGCCAAGGCTTTGGCAATGTCGCCGGAATAGCGGATACCACCATCAGCAATCAACGGTACGCCCGTGCCTTGCAGTGCTTTCGCCACATTCATTACCGCAGACACTTGCGGCACGCCGACACCCGCAACGATTCGAGTGGTGCAAATGGAACCGGGGCCGATACCCACTTTCACCGCATCCGCACCCGCTGCCACTAGAGCTAATGCTGCTTCACCCGTGGCAATATTGCCGCCGATGACTTGGACTTGCGGGAAGTTGTCTTTAACCCACTTCACCCGATCCAACACTCCTTGCGAATGCCCGTGCGCGGTGTCAACAATGATCACGTCCACGCCCGCCTCGACCAGCGCACGCACCCGATCTTCCGTGCCGTAACCCACGCCAACCGCTGCACCGACCAATAATTGGCCTTGATCGTCTTTACACGCATTCGGGAAATCGGTGGATTTCTGGATGTCTTTCACGGTAATCAAACCGCGTAACTGGAATTTATCGTTGATGACCAGCACTTTTTCGATACGGTGGGTGTGCAGCAATTTGCGGATTTGGCCTTTACTCGCGCCCTCTTCGACCGTTACCAACCGCTCTTTGGGGGTCATGATGGTGCTGACGGGTTGATCCAGCTTGGTTTCAAAACGCAGGTCAC encodes:
- a CDS encoding Txe/YoeB family addiction module toxin, which codes for MNLGKPEPLRHNLAGFWSRRIDETNLIVYAADDEYLTIIACRYHYD
- the guaB gene encoding IMP dehydrogenase; translated protein: MRILQEALTFDDVLLVPAHSTVLPADANLKTPLTRDLSLNIPLLSAAMDTVTEARLAIALAQEGGMGIIHKNMSIQAQADQVRTVKKYESGIIKNPITVAPDTTISDVLALTRANNISGVPVVQGEDLVGIVTGRDLRFETKLDQPVSTIMTPKERLVTVEEGASKGQIRKLLHTHRIEKVLVINDKFQLRGLITVKDIQKSTDFPNACKDDQGQLLVGAAVGVGYGTEDRVRALVEAGVDVIIVDTAHGHSQGVLDRVKWVKDNFPQVQVIGGNIATGEAALALVAAGADAVKVGIGPGSICTTRIVAGVGVPQVSAVMNVAKALQGTGVPLIADGGIRYSGDIAKALAAGAHTVMLGGMFAGTEEAPGEVELFQGRSYKSYRGMGSLGAMAKGSSDRYFQDGSENAADKLVPEGIEGRVPYKGPLAPIIHQMMGGLRSSMGYVGCKDLEEMRTKPQFVRISSAGMRESHVHDVTITKESPNYRV
- a CDS encoding helix-turn-helix domain-containing protein produces the protein MKFAQPIPEEIRVTLQEMYMNHPTFRCRQRAQAILLSTRGFTLAELWSILDVRRDAISEWLDRWEHEGLLGLYDRPRSGCPRIYTEAEVALLKTLVDEEPRQIKTAQTKLADLTQKVASTSTLKRLLKKSSTTSGSGCVTH
- the guaA gene encoding glutamine-hydrolyzing GMP synthase; its protein translation is MTQNIHADRVLILDFGSQYTQLIARRVREVGVYCEIYPWDVEAEAVAAFGAKGIILSGGPESVTDAEPPKAPENVFTLGVPVLGICYGMQTMAVQLGGAVESSSHCEFGYAQVRARGHTELLCEIEDHVTADGFGLLDVWMSHGDKVTAMPEGFKLMASTDSAPIAGMADEARHFYALQFHPEVTHTKQGKRILQRFVQGICGCAGLWTTANIIDENIRTVREKVGSDEVILGLSGGVDSSVVAALLHKAIGTQLTCVFVDTGLLRYREGDQVMAMFAEHMGVKVIRVDAEERFLSALAGVTDPEKKRKIIGGLFIDIFDEESSKLTSAKWLAQGTIYPDVIESAGAKTGKAHLIKSHHNVGGLPENMKLGLVEPLRELFKDEVRVMGVELGLPPEMVYRHPFPGPGLGVRILGEVKKEYADLLRLADHIFIEELRKHDLYDKTSQAFAVFLPVKSVGVTGDGRRYDYVIALRAVETIDFMTARWAHLPYELLDLLSRRIINEIRGVSRVVYDISGKPPATIEWE